One region of Quercus lobata isolate SW786 chromosome 2, ValleyOak3.0 Primary Assembly, whole genome shotgun sequence genomic DNA includes:
- the LOC115977762 gene encoding cytochrome P450 81Q32-like: MEEDPYWFSFALIIIFSILLKLLIKNKKSATVIKKNLPPSPPSLPLIGHLHLFKQPIQRSLQTLSQNYGNILLLRCGSRTVLLVSSPSGAEDCFTTNDVVFANRPRLLASDHFNYNNSTVAVTPYGDLWRNLRRIMTLEILSSSRINAFSSVRQEEVKLLREKLIQSCGKGMIKIDLKSKFVEHSFNVMTMMIAGKRYFGEDVEDEEEAKRIRGVIRESVDLCGAPNMGDFLPFLQWMDLLGVERKMVGLMKKMDRFLQELVDENGGDGSEVQVKKLMIHNLLELRETEPEYYTDEIIKGIVMVLLVAGTDTSSTTLEWAMSLLLNHPTTMERVKAEIDANVGQGRLLDEQDLPKLHYLQNVISETLRLYPPVPLLVPHEASEDCVVGNFDVPQGAMLLVNAWAIHRDPKVWVNPTEFMPERFEGWNSDEGFRLIPFGAGRRGCPGAALANRVIGLALGTLIQSFEWERIGEEEVDMTEYLGLTMPKVKPLEAMCKVREPMP, translated from the exons atggaagAAGATCCTTACTGGTTTAGCTTTGCTCTGATAATTATTTTCTCCATCCTTCTCAAGCTCCTCataaaaaacaagaaatcagCAACTGTAATCAAGAAAAACCTGCCTCCAAGCCCACCATCACTACCCCTTATTGGTCACCTTCATCTTTTCAAACAACCAATCCAGCGATCTCTACAAACTCTTTCACAAAACTACGGCAACATCTTACTCCTCCGATGTGGTTCCCGTACAGTCCTCTTAGTCTCTTCCCCTTCTGGCGCCGAAGACTGCTTCACCACAAACGACGTCGTCTTCGCCAACCGGCCGCGCTTGCTTGCTAGCGATCACTTCAACTACAACAACTCCACAGTTGCTGTAACTCCCTATGGTGATCTTTGGCGCAACCTTCGCCGTATCATGACGCTTGAGATACTCTCTTCCTCTCGTATCAACGCGTTTTCTAGTGTTAGACAAGAAGAGGTCAAGCTACTACGTGAAAAACTCATCCAAAGTTGTGGTAAAGGTATGATAAAGATTGATTTGAAGTCTAAGTTTGTGGAGCATTCTTTTAATGTCATGACAATGATGATAGCTGGGAAGAGGTATTTTGGAGAGGACgtggaagatgaagaggaagCAAAAAGAATTCGTGGTGTTATTAGGGAATCAGTGGATTTATGTGGAGCACCAAATATGGGagattttttgccatttttgcaGTGGATGGATTTACTGGGTGTGGAGAGGAAGATGGTGGGGTTGATGAAAAAGATGGATAGGTTTTTGCAGGAACTGGTTGATGAAAATGGTGGAGATGGAAGCGAGGTACAGGTGAAGAAATTGATGATACATAACTTGTTGGAGTTGAGAGAAACAGAGCCGGAGTATTACACCGACGAAATCATCAAGGGAATTGTTATG GTGCTGCTAGTAGCAGGGACTGATACTTCATCAACTACCTTAGAATGGGCTATGTCACTATTGCTCAACCATCCAACTACAATGGAAAGGGTCAAAGCTGAGATAGATGCTAATGTGGGACAAGGACGCCTTTTGGATGAACAAGACTTGCCAAAGCTACATTATCTACAAAATGTAATTAGTGAGACACTTCGTTTGTACCCGCCTGTTCCTCTTCTTGTGCCACATGAAGCATCTGAAGATTGTGTAGTAGGCAATTTTGATGTGCCTCAAGGGGCAATGCTATTGGTGAATGCTTGGGCCATTCATAGAGACCCTAAGGTTTGGGTGAATCCAACAGAGTTTATGCCAGAAAGGTTTGAAGGGTGGAATAGTGATGAGGGGTTTAGGCTAATTCCATTTGGTGCTGGAAGGAGAGGATGCCCTGGGGCTGCATTGGCCAACCGAGTGATTGGATTGGCATTGGGGACTTTGATTCAATCATTTGAGTGGGAAAGGATTGGGGAAGAGGAGGTCGACATGACTGAATATTTGGGCCTCACCATGCCCAAGGTCAAGCCTTTGGAGGCAATGTGCAAAGTAAGGGAACCAATGCCTTAG
- the LOC115978054 gene encoding uncharacterized protein LOC115978054 → MENQSMLVEALTDKTKKLRCTGKAVKLKASEKAVEELFNTGLVGKLLADRNINKNAVKAIILKVWRTSKGVQIVDLKENIFVFKFACEGDKKRILELGPWNIEGFPLILKQWHQNMSVDDLDFSSIPLWVQIHGLPIEYMSKENAEEIGALVGEVLEVDFTGSGGVCMSKFLRVKVELKVEDPLLSGFFLDRNTQPNLWIRFKYERIAEFCFKCGRLGHLKARCIWADAEVQSNSKEPFGFGPWLKAEAASNRASRWVEFIADNNQACEEVDVGRKESVSQEQEESRVHALQVGGTKETQAVSSRHNLASSEIVSDSVTSKYISLSKVPNYSTPSQPNTQTNSSETTNLIPLNPMETDCPVTTKPVISTQSMPSTNTESSRIQRESSPSKEYQPLLADPGLSDPSVLIGLSKAQNNVLSWTVYYNEGEKSALESSKAQSNMEISQIEVLNRGKRKLEEEGSPVNLRALKLTKVGSGLLKLEPQSNVFNQISRNKSTGRAKVHRKKKIKDLAREHAALVPCNSSQEKESSDQLNGLLNLKRCGPKMSLVGL, encoded by the exons ATGGAAAACCAATCAATGTTGGTGGAAGCTTTAAcagataaaacaaagaaactcaGATGTACGGGTAAAGCTGTGAAGTTAAAAGCTAGTGAAAAAGCTGTTGAAGAACTTTTCAATACTGGCCTGGTAGGAAAGCTCCTAGCAGACAGAAACATCAACAAAAATGCAGTGAAGGCTATTATTCTGAAAGTTTGGAGGACCTCCAAGGGCGTGCAGATTGTAGAtctaaaggaaaatatttttgtgttcaaGTTTGCATGTGAAGGTGATAAAAAGAGGATTTTAGAGCTGGGGCCTTGGAATATTGAAGGGTTTCCTCTTATCCTCAAACAATGGCACCAGAATATGTCAGTTGATGATTTGGATTTTTCAAGTATCCCTTTATGGGTTCAAATACACGGTCTCCCCATTGAGTATATGTCGAAGGAAAATGCTGAGGAGATTGGTGCTCTAGTGGGAGAAGTGTTAGAGGTGGATTTTACTGGTAGTGGGGGTGTGTGTATGAGCAAATTTTTAAGGGTGAAGGTTGAGCTTAAGGTGGAGGATCCTCTGCTGAGTGGTTTTTTCCTGGACAGAAACACACAACCGAATTTGTGGATTCGGTTTAAATATGAAAGAATAGCAGAATTTTGTTTCAAATGTGGAAGGTTGGGTCATTTAAAAGCAAGGTGCATTTGGGCAGATGCAGAGGTGCAATCAAATTCCAAGGAACCATTTGGATTTGGGCCATGGCTGAAGGCAGAAGCAGCTAGTAATAGAGCTTCACGGTGGGTGGAGTTCATAGCTGATAATAATCAAGCTTGTGAAGAGGTAGATGTGGGAAGGAAGGAGTCAGTTTCCCAGGAACAAGAAGAGAGTAGAGTTCACGCGCTGCAAGTTGGGGGAACCAAGGAAACTCAGGCAGTGAGTTCGAGGCACAATCTGGCAAGTTCTGAAATTGTGTCTGATTCTGTCACTTCAAAATACATCTCTCTAAGCAAAGTTCCTAACTATTCCACCCCATCCCAACCAAATACTCAAACAAATAGCTCTGAAACCACAAATTTAATCCCACTTAACCCCATGGAAACAGACTGTCCAGTTACAACAAAACCAGTCATATCAACTCAATCAATGCCCAGTACAAATACTGAAAGCTCTAGAATACAACGAGAATCATCCCCTTCCAAAGAATATCAACCTTTATTGGCTGACCCGGGTCTTAGTGATCCTTCTGTGCTTATTGGGCTTTCTAAGGCCCAAAATAATGTGCTTTCATGGACTGTATATTATAATGAAGGTGAGAAATCAGCTCTTGAGTCATCCAAGGCCCAAAGTAACATGGAGATAAGTCAAATTGAGGTACTTAATCGTGGGAAAAGGAAATTGGAGGAAGAGGGGAGCCCAGTTAATTTGAGAGCTCTTAAACTGACTAAAGTGGGATCCGGCCTTCTCAAATTAGAGCCACAGTCCAACGTTTTTAATCAAATAAGCCGAAACAAGTCCACGGGGAGGGCAAAGGTTCAcagaaagaagaagattaagGATCTAGCCAGAGAACATGCAGCTCTTGTGCCCTGTAATTCTTCCCAAGAG AAGGAGAGCAGCGATCAGTTAAACGGCCTTTTAAATTTGAAGAGGTGTGGACCAAAGATGAGTCTAGTTGGTTTGTAG